The following coding sequences lie in one Hyphobacterium sp. CCMP332 genomic window:
- a CDS encoding AbgT family transporter, which translates to MASDSTPAQPDAQKGFLGFIERTGNALPDPVFIFFYLIAALVVISVVLAALGVAVPLNDQILTGLGESGRARFGIGEDGVISVSSLLSPANLQQLLTQMPTTFTHFHPLGYVLVVMLGAGVAERAGLFGTAMRAGVRNAPTFLLTPVVALIAMLGNHAADAGYVVLIPLAGVLFAAAGRHPIAGIAAAFAGVSGGFSANIAPGQLDALLFGITQAGVDLINPGYIVNIAGNTYFIIGLLVLYLPIIWFVTDRIIEPRLGKWTGGVAPGGAADEDDDPTKPLTDGQKKGLMWAGIASLGVVLVWAFLTLGPGTPLYDEAADTVTAALSPFFTSLVAGFFILFLAAGTAYGVCAGTIKNHRDLVDMMAKAMGDMAYYLVLAFAAAHFVAMFGWSNLGLITAVTGAGAIESSQLPIPVVLALLVLLTGFINLFVGSASAKWALLAPVFVPMFMLLGVSPEATTAAYRVGDSATNIITPLMVYFPLILVFARRWLPGFGLGSLTAIMVPYSVLMMVVGFLMMLGWVYLGWPLGPGAGVEYIAPAVGG; encoded by the coding sequence ATGGCGTCTGATTCAACACCTGCGCAGCCGGATGCCCAGAAGGGATTTCTGGGTTTCATCGAGCGGACCGGCAATGCCCTTCCGGATCCGGTCTTCATCTTTTTCTATCTGATTGCCGCCCTCGTGGTGATCAGTGTCGTTCTCGCGGCTCTCGGCGTTGCCGTGCCCCTGAACGATCAGATTCTGACGGGGCTGGGCGAGTCCGGACGCGCGCGTTTCGGTATTGGCGAAGATGGCGTCATCTCGGTGTCCAGCCTGCTCAGTCCGGCGAATCTCCAACAATTGCTGACGCAGATGCCGACGACCTTCACCCACTTCCACCCGCTGGGTTATGTGCTGGTGGTGATGCTGGGGGCAGGCGTGGCGGAACGCGCGGGCCTGTTTGGCACCGCGATGCGCGCCGGTGTTCGCAATGCGCCCACCTTCCTTCTGACCCCGGTGGTCGCTCTGATCGCCATGCTCGGCAATCACGCCGCTGATGCCGGCTATGTCGTGCTGATCCCGCTGGCCGGTGTCCTGTTCGCTGCTGCCGGGCGTCACCCGATTGCCGGTATTGCGGCTGCCTTTGCCGGTGTTTCGGGCGGGTTTTCGGCCAATATCGCGCCGGGACAGCTGGATGCCCTGTTATTCGGCATCACCCAGGCGGGCGTCGATCTGATCAATCCCGGCTATATCGTGAATATCGCCGGCAATACCTATTTCATCATCGGATTGCTGGTCCTCTATCTTCCCATCATCTGGTTTGTCACGGATCGTATTATCGAGCCGCGTCTGGGCAAGTGGACAGGCGGCGTGGCACCGGGCGGCGCTGCAGACGAGGATGATGATCCGACCAAGCCGCTGACCGACGGACAGAAAAAGGGCCTGATGTGGGCCGGTATCGCGTCGCTGGGTGTGGTTCTGGTCTGGGCGTTTCTGACCCTCGGACCGGGCACCCCGCTCTATGATGAGGCCGCAGATACGGTTACGGCGGCGCTCTCGCCCTTCTTCACGTCTCTGGTGGCCGGCTTCTTCATCCTCTTCCTGGCTGCCGGTACGGCCTATGGCGTTTGTGCCGGAACGATCAAGAACCACCGCGACCTCGTTGACATGATGGCCAAGGCGATGGGCGACATGGCCTATTATCTGGTGCTGGCCTTTGCGGCCGCGCATTTCGTGGCGATGTTCGGCTGGTCCAATCTGGGCCTGATCACAGCGGTTACCGGGGCCGGTGCGATTGAATCCTCGCAATTGCCCATCCCGGTCGTATTGGCCCTGCTGGTCCTGCTGACCGGTTTCATCAATCTGTTTGTGGGATCGGCCAGCGCCAAATGGGCTCTGCTGGCACCGGTCTTCGTGCCGATGTTCATGCTGCTCGGCGTCTCGCCGGAAGCGACCACGGCGGCCTATCGTGTGGGCGATTCCGCGACCAATATCATCACACCGCTGATGGTGTATTTCCCGCTTATCCTGGTGTTTGCGCGGCGCTGGTTGCCGGGCTTCGGCCTGGGCAGTCTGACAGCGATCATGGTGCCGTATTCGGTGCTGATGATGGTGGTCGGCTTCCTGATGATGCTGGGCTGGGTCTATCTCGGCTGGCCGCTGGGACCGGGCGCAGGTGTGGAATATATCGCCCCCGCTGTTGGCGGTTAA
- a CDS encoding mechanosensitive ion channel family protein produces MDQLLSDNQALIDQIIEIVMNGGVNVVLALGILIIGYMIAGGVKRAVLRMSSKNPRIDRTLATFFASMARYAILLVVFIAVLNRFGVETTSLVAAIGAAAFAVGLALQGTLGNVAAGVMLVFFRPYSLGDFVEVGGVSGTVADITLFTTELNTPDNKTIIVPNGQAWGNVITNFTVKPTRRVDITFGISYDDDINKAMDVIRAHYDADERVHKDPAFFLGVIAHNTSSVDIVTRAWVNTPDYWAVYFDAMKGIKEAFDANGIEIPYPHQVEVRKKA; encoded by the coding sequence ATGGACCAATTATTGTCGGACAATCAGGCACTGATCGATCAGATCATCGAGATCGTAATGAATGGCGGCGTGAATGTCGTGCTGGCGCTGGGCATTCTCATCATCGGCTACATGATCGCCGGTGGCGTGAAGCGCGCCGTGCTTCGTATGTCGTCGAAAAACCCGCGCATCGACCGGACCCTCGCCACCTTCTTCGCCTCCATGGCGCGTTACGCCATTCTCCTGGTGGTCTTCATCGCCGTTTTGAACCGCTTCGGTGTCGAGACAACCTCGCTGGTTGCGGCCATCGGTGCTGCCGCCTTTGCGGTCGGCCTCGCCCTGCAAGGCACGCTCGGCAATGTCGCGGCCGGCGTCATGCTGGTCTTCTTCCGCCCCTATTCGCTGGGCGATTTCGTCGAGGTCGGTGGCGTATCCGGCACGGTGGCGGATATCACCCTGTTCACGACCGAGCTCAACACCCCTGACAACAAGACCATCATCGTTCCCAATGGTCAGGCATGGGGCAACGTAATCACGAATTTCACGGTCAAGCCGACCCGCCGCGTCGATATCACTTTCGGCATTTCCTATGATGACGACATCAACAAGGCGATGGACGTGATCCGCGCCCACTATGATGCTGATGAACGCGTCCACAAGGACCCGGCCTTCTTCCTCGGCGTTATTGCTCACAACACCTCTTCGGTCGATATCGTCACCCGCGCCTGGGTCAACACGCCCGACTATTGGGCCGTCTATTTCGATGCCATGAAAGGCATCAAGGAAGCCTTTGACGCCAATGGCATCGAGATTCCCTATCCGCATCAGGTCGAAGTCCGCAAGAAGGCCTAA
- a CDS encoding DUF6460 domain-containing protein — MSETENQPAHATTPPERKSRIQRLLSVTPGDILRVALISVIVGIVLAAFNINPGDLWQDFFGTLAEVWGEAFETVTRLARGSVQYLVLGAVLVVPIWLVVHIIRSLGKRSP; from the coding sequence ATGTCAGAGACAGAAAACCAACCCGCCCATGCTACGACGCCGCCCGAGCGTAAAAGCCGGATTCAGCGTCTGTTATCGGTAACGCCGGGAGACATTCTGCGCGTCGCCCTGATTTCCGTGATCGTCGGCATCGTGCTGGCCGCCTTCAATATCAATCCGGGCGATCTGTGGCAGGATTTCTTCGGCACGCTGGCCGAGGTCTGGGGCGAAGCCTTTGAAACCGTGACACGTCTGGCCCGTGGATCGGTGCAGTATCTGGTCCTTGGCGCGGTGCTGGTCGTGCCCATCTGGCTGGTCGTTCATATCATCCGCTCATTAGGAAAACGTTCACCCTGA
- a CDS encoding PleD family two-component system response regulator: MGAAITIESFAHWSSHGDTWRDRPVLVLEHGALMRRLITSTLATAGAQNIMTAGSEAEAKSVIERDLPGMVVADWRGDQRDHRKGLALVKSIRESSNIASRDVPILLTCQHSSRVDVERARDAGVSEFLKKPLSTADFLQRLEHAAVPRLFVKQTRFAGPDRRRTTREGRRPPPLKRKKDVENGLVDSLTAARNGCLALAYEVARDGCQQARRVAVSLNRYLGAVREFGPKENEIVEMHRAALVQLERARDANDAVRISVVQGLEDVVKMRLSRL; the protein is encoded by the coding sequence ATGGGCGCAGCAATTACCATCGAGAGTTTTGCACACTGGTCTTCACATGGTGACACGTGGAGAGACCGGCCCGTGCTCGTGCTCGAGCACGGTGCCCTGATGCGCCGCCTGATTACCAGCACCCTTGCCACTGCGGGCGCTCAGAACATCATGACCGCGGGCAGTGAAGCTGAGGCGAAGTCCGTCATCGAGCGAGATCTGCCCGGCATGGTGGTCGCTGACTGGCGCGGCGATCAACGCGATCACCGCAAGGGGCTGGCGCTTGTCAAATCCATCCGCGAAAGCAGCAATATCGCCTCTCGCGACGTGCCCATCCTCCTGACCTGCCAGCATTCCTCCCGTGTGGATGTCGAACGGGCCCGCGATGCCGGAGTCAGCGAATTCCTGAAAAAACCACTCTCCACTGCCGATTTCCTGCAACGTCTGGAGCATGCCGCCGTCCCCCGCCTTTTTGTCAAACAGACCCGTTTTGCCGGCCCGGATCGCCGCCGCACGACGCGCGAAGGCCGGCGGCCGCCGCCGCTCAAACGCAAAAAGGATGTCGAAAACGGCCTGGTCGATTCCCTCACCGCGGCCCGCAATGGCTGTCTGGCATTGGCCTATGAAGTAGCCCGCGACGGCTGCCAGCAAGCCCGCCGCGTCGCGGTCTCGCTCAACCGGTATCTCGGCGCCGTCCGCGAATTCGGTCCGAAGGAGAACGAAATCGTCGAAATGCACCGCGCCGCTCTGGTCCAGCTCGAACGCGCCCGCGATGCCAATGACGCCGTTCGCATCAGCGTGGTCCAGGGCCTCGAAGATGTGGTGAAGATGCGCCTGTCACGCCTCTAG
- a CDS encoding PaaI family thioesterase, producing the protein MPESLQELLNRLAPLIVDGSPHAQALGLALDGLGPGRATMRAPYREDLIGDPETGVMHGGVVTALLDHACGVAAFSGLGAKETPATLDLRIDYMRPAEPGRDIIAEAECIRAHGLIAFVRASAHDGDESDPVAMASAAFMVTRPSKEAAEKARRIIETGSMPHE; encoded by the coding sequence ATGCCGGAATCGCTTCAGGAATTACTCAACCGCCTTGCCCCGCTTATCGTCGATGGCTCGCCCCATGCCCAGGCGCTGGGCCTCGCGCTCGATGGTCTCGGCCCGGGACGCGCCACCATGCGCGCACCCTATCGCGAGGATCTGATCGGCGATCCGGAAACCGGCGTCATGCATGGCGGCGTGGTCACCGCCCTGCTTGATCATGCCTGCGGTGTCGCAGCCTTTTCCGGCCTCGGCGCGAAGGAGACCCCGGCGACGCTTGATCTGCGCATCGACTATATGCGCCCGGCGGAACCCGGGCGCGATATCATCGCCGAAGCCGAATGTATCCGCGCCCACGGCCTCATCGCCTTTGTCCGCGCCTCCGCACATGACGGCGATGAAAGTGATCCGGTCGCCATGGCCTCGGCGGCCTTCATGGTCACCCGGCCGTCGAAGGAAGCCGCGGAAAAAGCCCGCAGGATTATCGAGACCGGGAGTATGCCGCATGAGTGA
- a CDS encoding PaaI family thioesterase: MSDDLIRTLLEAPYVAKFGVRFERKGDELTGVLPYAEHLVGNPLVPALHGGAVGAFMEIVASGALLASQKLVRLPKPIDVAVDYLRPARPVDVYARAIIGRSGARVANVRVEAWQGRREAPVATLHGHFLIKPEPVGN; the protein is encoded by the coding sequence ATGAGTGATGATCTCATCCGGACGCTGCTGGAAGCGCCTTATGTCGCCAAATTCGGTGTCCGCTTCGAGCGCAAGGGCGACGAGCTGACCGGGGTTCTGCCCTATGCGGAGCATCTGGTCGGCAATCCGCTGGTTCCGGCCCTGCATGGCGGCGCAGTCGGGGCTTTCATGGAAATCGTTGCGTCCGGGGCGTTGCTCGCCTCGCAGAAACTGGTGCGCCTGCCCAAGCCGATCGACGTCGCGGTGGACTATCTGCGCCCGGCGCGGCCCGTCGACGTCTATGCCCGCGCCATTATCGGCCGCTCCGGTGCGCGCGTTGCCAATGTCCGCGTCGAAGCCTGGCAGGGCCGCCGCGAAGCCCCGGTGGCCACACTGCACGGCCATTTCCTGATCAAGCCGGAACCGGTGGGCAACTGA
- a CDS encoding AraC family transcriptional regulator codes for MAEVGWILSWATFLQALVFAGILFHPGLTESKANRILLALMLVFAIEKADQIFLASGTVLDHPQFAMTGNLFGALIAPLTYFHIRCRIDPGARLSLRQCWAFLPFVLLVVYAIATYHRLDVEAQRALFVTGDILTPANTLIIPLIGDAVSLGFLGAAIMALRQHDIRVRNWFSNIENRTLSGVRTVLALMLVIIAIHFAWTVTGNSGVGILLGIGHFLLVNALALGALTAPRDTGDAAAANTTAPRREQTADQIDLLNRAQILLSEDGLCRDADLTIARLARRLGVAQRALSEAINTGAGINFHVFVNAARIEAARAALTAEPDRSILDIAYDCGFNSKSTFNDAFRKLTGQTPSQYRQS; via the coding sequence ATGGCGGAAGTTGGCTGGATACTCTCCTGGGCCACATTTCTGCAGGCGCTTGTCTTTGCTGGAATCCTGTTTCATCCGGGTTTGACGGAAAGCAAAGCCAATCGGATCCTGCTGGCATTGATGCTGGTCTTCGCCATAGAGAAGGCTGATCAGATTTTCCTCGCCAGCGGCACCGTTCTGGATCACCCGCAATTTGCGATGACCGGTAATCTTTTCGGCGCGCTGATCGCGCCTCTGACCTATTTTCATATCCGCTGCCGCATAGATCCCGGCGCCCGGCTCAGCTTGCGGCAATGCTGGGCCTTCCTGCCCTTTGTGCTGCTCGTGGTCTATGCCATTGCCACCTATCACCGACTGGATGTTGAGGCGCAGCGTGCCCTCTTTGTCACGGGCGACATTCTCACGCCCGCCAACACGCTGATCATCCCGCTCATTGGCGATGCCGTCAGCCTCGGATTTCTCGGCGCCGCGATCATGGCGCTGCGCCAGCACGACATCCGCGTGCGCAACTGGTTCTCCAACATCGAAAACCGGACGTTGTCCGGGGTACGCACCGTGCTGGCCCTGATGCTGGTGATCATTGCAATCCACTTTGCGTGGACGGTCACTGGCAATAGCGGCGTGGGTATTCTGCTCGGCATCGGCCACTTCCTGTTGGTCAATGCGCTGGCGCTCGGGGCGCTGACTGCGCCGCGTGATACCGGCGATGCCGCAGCAGCCAACACGACAGCGCCGCGGCGCGAACAAACCGCCGATCAGATTGATCTTCTGAACCGCGCGCAGATCCTGCTGTCCGAGGACGGCCTATGCCGGGATGCCGATCTCACGATTGCGCGTTTGGCAAGGCGGTTGGGCGTGGCGCAGCGCGCCCTTTCCGAGGCCATCAATACCGGCGCAGGCATCAATTTCCACGTATTTGTCAATGCGGCGCGGATCGAGGCGGCCAGGGCCGCTCTCACGGCTGAGCCGGACCGTTCCATCCTCGATATCGCCTATGATTGCGGCTTTAATTCAAAGTCGACTTTCAACGATGCCTTCCGCAAGTTGACCGGCCAGACGCCGTCGCAATACCGGCAATCCTGA
- a CDS encoding CPBP family intramembrane glutamic endopeptidase, with product MSESKTLKPMGLMTSSLIFFIPAFLTFLLLVPGRDAVISMGYEPRTAFFIVGSVAFGMLFFVTAGLYIAEGHRWTWSAFKQRLRLKRMSRKEWIVTLLLTVFITAAYLGLLFLGTREWIAEFIPMPGWYTNEGEVNSPMLGAYWIIWARLGLWVLNILGEEFLWRGMLLPRQEVAHGRRAWLIHGTQWTLYHAWKPWELLMLWPGDIALAAVCQIFKSTTPGIVAHALFNFIPIVLVTLVVFGVIG from the coding sequence ATGTCCGAATCCAAAACACTCAAACCGATGGGGCTCATGACCTCGTCGCTGATCTTCTTCATCCCCGCTTTCTTGACCTTCCTTCTTCTGGTCCCCGGCCGCGATGCCGTCATTTCCATGGGTTATGAACCCCGAACCGCTTTCTTCATCGTGGGGTCTGTCGCCTTTGGCATGCTGTTTTTCGTCACGGCCGGTCTCTACATCGCCGAGGGTCATCGCTGGACATGGAGCGCCTTCAAGCAGCGCTTGCGCCTGAAGCGCATGAGCCGGAAAGAGTGGATCGTGACCCTCCTCCTCACCGTTTTCATTACCGCCGCCTATCTCGGTCTCTTATTCCTCGGCACCCGCGAATGGATCGCGGAATTCATCCCGATGCCGGGCTGGTACACGAATGAAGGCGAGGTGAACTCACCCATGCTCGGCGCCTACTGGATCATCTGGGCGCGGCTGGGCTTGTGGGTGCTGAACATTCTGGGCGAGGAATTCCTGTGGCGCGGCATGCTTTTGCCCCGGCAGGAAGTCGCGCATGGCCGTCGGGCCTGGCTGATCCACGGCACGCAATGGACGCTCTATCATGCCTGGAAGCCATGGGAGTTGTTGATGCTCTGGCCGGGCGATATCGCGCTTGCCGCCGTCTGCCAGATATTCAAGAGCACCACGCCAGGCATTGTCGCCCATGCTCTCTTCAACTTCATCCCGATCGTTCTGGTCACCCTCGTCGTCTTCGGCGTGATCGGGTGA
- a CDS encoding thiol-disulfide oxidoreductase DCC family protein, whose product MKTDSIIAYYDGLCPICVHEMKVYVRRGQGRVLLHDVNGDIPDDIDRQAALDALWVRKSDGALVTGWDAFIAIWERSPGFGWLAALTRPTVIKWPLDKLYRFLAPYRPRRKCADGACDLQS is encoded by the coding sequence ATGAAAACCGATAGCATCATCGCCTATTATGACGGGCTCTGCCCGATCTGCGTCCACGAGATGAAGGTCTATGTGCGCCGCGGCCAGGGCCGTGTCCTCCTGCATGACGTCAATGGCGACATTCCCGATGATATCGACCGGCAGGCCGCGCTGGACGCGCTCTGGGTGCGCAAGAGCGATGGCGCGCTGGTGACCGGCTGGGATGCCTTCATCGCCATCTGGGAACGCAGCCCCGGCTTTGGCTGGCTCGCCGCTCTCACCCGCCCGACGGTCATCAAATGGCCGCTGGACAAGCTCTACCGCTTTCTCGCGCCTTACCGCCCCCGCCGGAAATGTGCCGATGGCGCGTGCGACCTCCAAAGCTGA
- a CDS encoding histone deacetylase translates to MTPLVFHPLYVAADVPATHRFPMGKYRAVAEELVRGGVVASMEDYHTPIPAPESWLTLAHEPGYVAGVLGQMLDDATQRRIGFKVTTFIEHRTRHSVAGTVLAARLALEHGVPGNLAGGSHHALPEGGAGFCVFNDVGVAGKLLLMEGAVSKILIVDLDVHQGDGTAKIFAQDKRAFTFSLHCEKNWPRRKIASDLDIGLEPGTGDDAYLRVLADTLPGLITQEWPDLVFYNAGVDPHREDRLGLLDLSDDGLARREAYVINTVKRAGVPLCVVMGGGYSRDVDALAKRHALAFAEVARAG, encoded by the coding sequence TTGACGCCACTGGTTTTCCATCCGCTCTATGTGGCGGCGGACGTGCCCGCCACGCACCGCTTTCCCATGGGCAAATATCGCGCCGTGGCCGAAGAACTGGTGCGCGGCGGCGTGGTCGCCTCGATGGAGGATTACCACACGCCAATTCCGGCGCCGGAAAGCTGGCTGACGCTGGCGCATGAGCCCGGCTATGTGGCGGGCGTTCTGGGCCAGATGCTGGATGATGCCACACAGCGCCGGATCGGCTTCAAGGTGACGACATTCATCGAGCACCGCACGCGCCATTCTGTGGCCGGAACGGTGTTGGCGGCGCGGCTGGCGCTGGAACACGGCGTGCCGGGCAATCTGGCCGGCGGTTCACATCATGCCCTGCCCGAAGGCGGGGCGGGCTTTTGCGTCTTCAATGATGTCGGCGTGGCCGGAAAGCTGCTGTTGATGGAAGGCGCGGTCTCGAAAATCCTGATCGTCGATCTCGATGTGCACCAGGGCGATGGCACGGCGAAAATCTTTGCGCAGGACAAGCGCGCCTTCACCTTTTCCCTGCATTGCGAAAAGAACTGGCCGCGGCGGAAAATCGCCAGCGATCTCGACATCGGGCTGGAGCCCGGCACGGGCGATGATGCCTATCTGCGCGTTCTCGCCGATACGCTGCCGGGCCTGATCACACAGGAGTGGCCGGATCTGGTCTTCTACAATGCCGGGGTCGACCCGCACCGCGAGGACCGGCTCGGCCTGCTGGATCTGTCCGATGACGGGCTGGCGCGGCGTGAGGCTTATGTCATCAACACGGTGAAGCGGGCGGGCGTGCCGCTCTGCGTCGTCATGGGCGGCGGGTATTCACGCGATGTGGACGCGCTTGCGAAGCGGCATGCGTTGGCGTTTGCGGAGGTGGCGCGGGCAGGCTAA
- a CDS encoding NAD(P)-dependent alcohol dehydrogenase — protein sequence MIRAWAAKEQGGALERHDYDPGPLPADEVEIAVESCGLCHSDVSLIDNEWFVSDYPLVPGHEVVGRVSEVGAHVTHLKIGDRVGVGWFAHSCLTCHTCMSGDHNMCNDAKGVAAAHQGRFGGFADKVRAQAAWAIALPEGVDAAKAGPLFCGGITVFNPIVQNNIKPTDKVGVIGIGGLGHLALKFLKAWGCEVTAFTSSEAKAEEARAMGAHRIVNSRDKEALKAEAGRYDMVLSTVNVPLKWSAYINALAPRGNLHMVGAVMDPVPVVAASLFGNQRSVTGSAVGAPATIATMLDFCARHDIAPQTEHLPMSKINEAIARLKDGDVRYRFVLENDFD from the coding sequence ATGATCCGGGCATGGGCAGCGAAAGAACAGGGCGGCGCGCTGGAGCGTCATGATTATGATCCGGGGCCGCTACCGGCGGACGAGGTCGAGATTGCGGTGGAAAGCTGCGGGCTGTGTCACTCCGATGTGTCGCTGATCGATAATGAGTGGTTTGTCTCCGACTACCCGCTGGTGCCGGGCCATGAGGTGGTCGGCCGGGTCAGCGAAGTGGGCGCCCATGTCACGCATCTGAAGATTGGTGACCGCGTCGGGGTCGGCTGGTTCGCGCATTCCTGCCTGACCTGCCATACCTGCATGAGCGGCGATCACAATATGTGCAATGATGCCAAAGGCGTCGCGGCGGCGCATCAGGGCCGGTTCGGCGGCTTTGCCGACAAGGTGCGTGCGCAGGCGGCCTGGGCGATTGCGCTGCCCGAGGGCGTGGATGCCGCGAAAGCCGGGCCGCTGTTTTGCGGCGGCATTACCGTCTTCAACCCCATCGTCCAGAACAATATCAAACCGACCGACAAGGTGGGCGTGATCGGCATTGGCGGGCTGGGTCATCTGGCGCTGAAATTCCTGAAAGCCTGGGGCTGTGAGGTGACGGCCTTTACCTCGTCGGAGGCCAAGGCAGAGGAAGCGCGTGCCATGGGAGCCCACCGTATCGTCAACAGCCGCGACAAGGAGGCGCTGAAAGCCGAAGCGGGCCGCTATGACATGGTGCTGTCCACCGTCAATGTGCCGCTGAAATGGTCCGCCTATATCAATGCGCTCGCGCCGCGCGGCAATCTGCACATGGTTGGTGCGGTGATGGATCCGGTGCCGGTCGTGGCCGCCAGCCTGTTCGGCAATCAGCGCAGCGTGACCGGCAGTGCGGTGGGCGCACCGGCGACGATTGCCACCATGCTGGATTTCTGTGCGCGGCATGACATTGCGCCGCAGACCGAACATCTGCCGATGTCGAAAATCAACGAGGCGATTGCCCGTCTGAAAGACGGCGATGTGCGCTATCGCTTCGTTCTGGAAAACGATTTCGATTGA
- a CDS encoding MATE family efflux transporter produces the protein MDPVALTRKDVLLRAWPLVFANAAIPLAGVVDTFVLGIAGDATDLGGVALGAALFSVVYWSFYFLRMGTTGLTSQADGAGNETEVQRSLVRACLLAGAIGLFIMLARQPIAAIGFHLLQGGEAVEANGAHYFFARSWGALGAFGVFALTGWLIGLGRSTETLIVHGVISVVNIVLDLWFVMGLGYAAGGVGAATAIAEWCGLIVGLYFVARVIARRGGWQDGIFRRAALLEPVALKKLIDVNLNLMMRTWAMIIGFTWFANAGARQGAAILAGNHVLLQVITVWAFVLDAFAYVSETEAGRAVGRKSVATLRRALILTAEQALAAGAVFAVLTWAWGDEALALVIGDEDARREAIRYLPYCAIVPLLGAMAWIFDGIFIGATRGAMLRNSAIASVLIYLAADFVLSPLYANDGVWIAFLVYYIARAGTLAVQYPRLEKRLVG, from the coding sequence ATGGATCCTGTTGCCCTCACCCGCAAGGACGTGCTGCTGCGCGCCTGGCCGCTGGTTTTCGCCAATGCCGCCATACCCCTGGCCGGCGTGGTCGACACCTTCGTGCTGGGCATTGCCGGCGATGCCACCGATCTCGGCGGGGTGGCGCTGGGCGCAGCGCTGTTCAGCGTCGTCTACTGGAGCTTCTATTTTCTGCGCATGGGCACGACCGGCCTCACCTCGCAGGCGGACGGGGCGGGCAATGAGACCGAAGTGCAGCGCTCGCTGGTACGCGCCTGCCTGCTGGCCGGGGCCATCGGCCTCTTCATCATGCTGGCGCGCCAGCCCATCGCGGCGATCGGCTTTCACCTGCTGCAGGGCGGCGAGGCCGTAGAGGCCAATGGCGCGCATTACTTCTTCGCCCGCAGCTGGGGCGCGCTCGGCGCCTTCGGTGTCTTTGCCCTCACCGGCTGGCTGATCGGGCTGGGGCGTTCGACCGAGACCCTGATCGTGCATGGCGTCATCAGCGTGGTGAATATTGTGCTCGATCTCTGGTTCGTCATGGGGCTGGGCTATGCCGCGGGCGGTGTCGGTGCCGCGACCGCGATTGCCGAATGGTGCGGGCTGATCGTGGGCCTGTACTTTGTCGCCCGGGTCATCGCCAGACGCGGCGGCTGGCAGGACGGGATTTTCCGGCGCGCCGCCCTGCTCGAACCCGTGGCGCTGAAGAAACTGATCGATGTCAATCTCAACCTGATGATGCGCACCTGGGCGATGATCATCGGCTTTACCTGGTTCGCCAATGCCGGGGCGCGGCAGGGCGCAGCCATTCTGGCCGGCAATCACGTGCTTTTACAGGTCATCACCGTCTGGGCCTTTGTGCTCGATGCCTTCGCCTATGTCTCGGAAACCGAGGCCGGGCGCGCTGTCGGGCGCAAATCGGTGGCCACGCTGCGCCGGGCGCTGATCCTGACCGCAGAACAGGCGCTGGCGGCCGGGGCCGTGTTCGCCGTGCTGACCTGGGCCTGGGGCGATGAAGCCCTCGCCCTTGTCATCGGCGATGAGGATGCCCGCCGCGAAGCCATCCGCTATCTGCCCTATTGCGCCATCGTCCCGCTGCTGGGGGCAATGGCGTGGATATTCGACGGCATTTTCATCGGCGCCACGCGCGGCGCCATGCTGCGCAATTCCGCCATCGCCTCGGTGCTGATTTATCTGGCGGCCGATTTCGTCCTGTCCCCCCTCTACGCCAATGATGGGGTGTGGATCGCCTTCCTCGTCTATTACATCGCCCGCGCGGGCACGCTGGCGGTGCAATATCCAAGGCTGGAGAAGAGGTTGGTAGGTTGA